In Streptomyces capitiformicae, one genomic interval encodes:
- a CDS encoding SGNH/GDSL hydrolase family protein, whose amino-acid sequence MRPLRFVALGDSLTEGVGDPVGGGWRGWAALLAEGLGPAVDFTNLALSGSQTRDVLERQLPAALELRPDIASVVIGVNDTLRCTFDIHAVAARLDGVYRTFRERETLLLTACLPDPGAMLGLPGALARPLARRQRAVNTVVHALSERYGAVHLHASEGAWLTDRAMWSADRLHPGERGHRQLAVRFHALLAQTGIATGPGPSPEPEFPVPTRGASLWWLATAGTGWVARRCTDLLPQLLTLAAAEVRHKARGTSARLDLSASHAVASALAALSVSGPEHRPEVA is encoded by the coding sequence ATGAGACCCCTCCGTTTCGTGGCCCTCGGCGACTCCCTCACCGAAGGCGTCGGCGACCCGGTCGGAGGAGGCTGGCGGGGCTGGGCCGCCCTGCTCGCCGAGGGGCTCGGCCCCGCCGTGGACTTCACCAACCTCGCCCTCAGCGGGTCCCAGACCCGCGACGTGCTGGAACGGCAGCTGCCCGCCGCGCTCGAACTCCGCCCGGACATCGCCTCCGTCGTCATCGGCGTCAACGACACCCTGCGCTGCACCTTCGACATCCACGCCGTCGCCGCCCGCCTGGACGGGGTGTACCGGACCTTCCGGGAGCGGGAGACCCTGCTGCTCACGGCCTGTCTGCCCGACCCCGGGGCCATGCTCGGCCTGCCCGGAGCGCTCGCCAGGCCGCTCGCCCGGCGGCAGCGGGCCGTCAACACCGTGGTCCACGCGCTGTCCGAGCGCTACGGGGCGGTCCATCTGCACGCCTCGGAGGGCGCCTGGCTGACGGACCGCGCGATGTGGAGCGCCGACCGGCTGCACCCCGGCGAGCGGGGGCATCGGCAGCTCGCCGTCCGCTTCCACGCCCTGCTCGCGCAGACGGGGATCGCGACGGGGCCCGGCCCTTCCCCCGAGCCCGAGTTCCCCGTGCCCACCCGCGGTGCCAGCCTGTGGTGGCTGGCCACGGCGGGTACGGGCTGGGTCGCCCGGCGGTGCACCGACCTGCTTCCGCAGCTCCTCACGCTGGCCGCCGCCGAGGTACGCCACAAGGCCCGCGGCACCAGCGCCCGGCTGGACCTGTCCGCCTCCCATGCGGTGGCGTCGGCGCTGGCGGCGCTGTCGGTGTCCGGGCCGGAACACCGGCCGGAGGTGGCGTGA
- a CDS encoding glycosyltransferase, producing MSRRTDGLRIVRLANFVAPASGGLRTALRELGKGFKAAGHEPVLVVPGERHTDRETEQGRIITLPGPLLPGTGGYRVLVDKRRVARLLESLEPDRLEVSDRTTLRWTGAWARRARVPAVMVSHETADGVLRTWGLSEAMARRTADALNVRTAHTYSRVVCTTEFAEREFVRIGARNVVRAPLGVDLEGRDPALRDPALRERHARVDEVLLVMCSRLSVEKRPGTAIDALEALLRRGQRAVLVVAGDGPLRGRLEQRAKGLPVTFLGHVADRDMLGGLQASADVCLAPGPAETFGLAALEAMACGTPVVASSSSALPEVVGSAGATAADTGESFADAVELLLDRPERERREAARARAECFGWQTAVDAFLTAHDASVGRPARSIWEGVG from the coding sequence ATGAGTCGGCGGACCGACGGCCTGCGGATCGTGCGCCTCGCCAACTTCGTGGCGCCCGCCTCGGGCGGGCTGCGCACCGCGCTGCGCGAGCTGGGCAAGGGGTTCAAGGCGGCCGGGCACGAGCCGGTGCTGGTCGTCCCCGGTGAGCGCCACACCGACCGCGAGACCGAGCAGGGGCGGATCATCACCCTGCCCGGCCCGCTGCTGCCCGGCACCGGCGGCTACCGGGTCCTCGTGGACAAGCGGCGGGTGGCCAGGCTCCTGGAGTCGCTGGAGCCCGACCGCCTGGAGGTCTCCGACCGCACCACGCTGCGCTGGACCGGGGCCTGGGCGCGCCGGGCCAGGGTGCCAGCCGTGATGGTCTCGCACGAGACCGCCGACGGTGTGCTGCGCACCTGGGGGCTGTCCGAGGCGATGGCCCGGCGGACCGCCGACGCCCTCAACGTCCGTACGGCCCACACCTATTCACGGGTGGTGTGCACCACGGAGTTCGCGGAACGGGAGTTCGTGCGGATCGGCGCCCGGAACGTCGTACGGGCCCCGCTGGGCGTCGACCTGGAGGGGCGGGACCCCGCGTTGCGGGATCCGGCGCTGCGGGAGCGGCACGCGCGCGTGGACGAGGTTCTGCTGGTGATGTGCTCCCGGCTGTCGGTGGAGAAGCGGCCCGGTACGGCGATCGACGCGCTGGAGGCGCTGCTGCGGCGCGGACAGCGGGCCGTGCTGGTGGTGGCCGGGGACGGGCCGCTGCGGGGCCGGCTCGAACAGCGGGCCAAGGGGCTGCCGGTGACCTTCCTGGGGCATGTGGCCGACCGCGACATGCTCGGCGGCCTGCAGGCCTCCGCCGATGTGTGCCTGGCGCCCGGCCCCGCCGAGACGTTCGGGCTCGCCGCGCTGGAGGCGATGGCCTGCGGCACGCCGGTGGTGGCGAGCTCCTCGTCCGCGCTGCCCGAGGTCGTCGGCTCGGCCGGGGCGACGGCCGCGGACACCGGCGAGTCCTTCGCAGACGCCGTCGAACTCCTGCTGGACCGCCCGGAGCGGGAGCGCAGGGAAGCGGCACGCGCGCGTGCCGAGTGCTTCGGCTGGCAGACCGCGGTGGACGCGTTCCTCACCGCGCACGACGCGAGCGTCGGGCGCCCGGCCCGCTCGATATGGGAGGGCGTCGGATGA
- a CDS encoding glycosyltransferase family 4 protein, giving the protein MRVVIVTESFPPDVNGVAHCALQTARHLVARGHAPLVVAPTTASGVGAAADLQAPCPVVRVPSLPLPGYPQVRVALPSRRVAAAIVEHRADIVHLASPFVLGVRGMAAAARLGIPAVAIYQTDLAGYARTYVHAGEAAAWRRIRSVHAAADRTLAPSTVALRDLEAHGVPRVSLWPRGVDTVRFRPDLRDEALRRELAPDGELIVGYVGRLAPEKQVELLAGVCGLDGVRVVVVGDGPSEPGLRETLPGAVFLGRRTGDDLARIFASLDVFAHTGPFETFCQTVQEAMASGVPVVAPAAGGPLDLVAHGRTGLLVPPRDAAAVRDAVCSLAADPALRAAYGAAGRAMVEGRTWAAVGDQLIGHYADVLAARTVVAA; this is encoded by the coding sequence ATGCGTGTCGTCATAGTGACCGAGTCCTTTCCCCCCGATGTGAACGGCGTGGCCCACTGCGCCCTGCAGACCGCGCGGCACCTTGTCGCACGCGGTCACGCCCCGCTCGTCGTGGCCCCGACCACCGCCTCCGGCGTCGGAGCCGCAGCCGATCTTCAGGCGCCGTGCCCCGTCGTCCGCGTGCCCTCCCTTCCGCTCCCGGGCTACCCCCAGGTCCGCGTCGCCCTGCCCAGCCGCAGAGTCGCCGCGGCGATCGTCGAACACCGGGCCGACATCGTCCACCTGGCCAGCCCCTTCGTCCTCGGTGTGCGCGGCATGGCGGCCGCCGCGCGCCTCGGCATCCCCGCCGTCGCCATCTACCAGACCGACCTCGCCGGCTACGCCCGCACCTACGTGCACGCCGGTGAGGCGGCGGCCTGGCGGCGCATCCGCTCCGTGCACGCCGCCGCCGACCGCACCCTCGCCCCCTCCACCGTGGCCCTGCGCGACCTGGAGGCCCACGGCGTGCCCCGGGTCAGCCTGTGGCCACGCGGCGTCGACACCGTCCGCTTCCGCCCCGACCTGCGCGACGAGGCACTGCGCCGCGAGCTGGCCCCGGATGGCGAGCTGATCGTCGGCTACGTCGGCCGCCTCGCCCCGGAGAAGCAGGTCGAACTGCTGGCCGGGGTGTGCGGTCTGGACGGTGTGCGCGTCGTCGTCGTGGGCGACGGGCCCAGCGAACCCGGGTTGCGCGAGACCCTGCCGGGCGCCGTCTTCCTGGGCCGCCGCACCGGCGACGATCTCGCCCGCATCTTCGCCTCGCTGGACGTCTTCGCCCACACCGGCCCGTTCGAGACCTTCTGCCAGACCGTCCAGGAGGCCATGGCGAGCGGCGTGCCCGTCGTCGCCCCCGCCGCCGGCGGCCCGCTGGACCTTGTGGCCCACGGCCGTACCGGGCTTCTGGTGCCGCCGCGCGACGCTGCCGCCGTACGGGACGCCGTGTGTTCGCTGGCCGCCGATCCGGCGCTGCGGGCCGCGTACGGGGCCGCCGGCCGGGCCATGGTCGAGGGCCGCACCTGGGCGGCCGTCGGCGATCAGCTCATCGGGCACTACGCCGATGTGCTGGCCGCGCGGACGGTGGTGGCGGCATGA
- a CDS encoding HEAT repeat domain-containing protein: MFEPVIAPSGTLLGLLQRGRGDGTLHALTAPRAEALAALNHCVLSDPRHDWQVENRSLYYARLYLDLSGELDEIERHLFDAEDVLDTCESRTGLALAVLGHLASYGRRDALELLRRYAAVGTSWAWALDELALRDDDEGLRALAEPVLARFTTDPEGEAELAAVVRDAFEPRPWRLWAEDPREAIATRVRAAQEAGSFDRWQRQMRPSGPRPGWSVSAVFEWAQQGIERGAVLHVPAARCLAAVAAPEDRPEILEAARSGDDGARCTALRYLADGNDPEALDLIEGAVTDGTTMVVDAAVDAFERMRSMAAVDRARGWVHRPDALGAAAGRMLACRGGTKDSDLVLGALREAVRGEGPDAPTLWTLVDGTGRLGIVCAAPVLRHIYRETASSHLRGRAARALAATDPSFPAGFAVECLWDCEETTREIAARHAETGDARVVDQLRRLAADPAEEAEVQTAVRSRIGPDMPAM, translated from the coding sequence ATGTTCGAACCGGTCATAGCGCCCAGCGGTACGCTGCTCGGCCTGCTGCAGCGAGGCCGCGGCGACGGCACGCTGCACGCGCTCACCGCCCCGCGGGCCGAGGCGCTCGCGGCGCTGAACCACTGTGTGCTGAGCGACCCCCGCCACGACTGGCAGGTGGAGAACCGCTCCCTGTACTACGCCCGGCTCTACCTCGACCTGAGTGGCGAGCTCGACGAGATTGAGCGGCACCTCTTCGACGCCGAGGACGTGCTCGACACCTGCGAGTCACGCACCGGACTCGCCCTCGCGGTCCTCGGGCACCTCGCCTCATACGGCAGGCGGGACGCGCTCGAACTATTGCGCAGGTACGCCGCCGTGGGCACCAGCTGGGCCTGGGCTCTGGACGAGCTGGCCCTCAGGGACGACGACGAAGGGCTACGGGCCCTCGCCGAACCCGTCCTGGCCCGCTTCACCACCGATCCCGAGGGCGAGGCCGAACTCGCCGCCGTCGTCCGGGACGCCTTCGAGCCCCGGCCCTGGCGGCTGTGGGCCGAGGACCCCCGCGAAGCGATCGCCACACGCGTGCGTGCTGCGCAGGAGGCCGGGTCCTTCGACCGCTGGCAGCGGCAGATGCGACCGAGCGGGCCCCGGCCGGGGTGGAGCGTCAGCGCCGTGTTCGAGTGGGCCCAACAGGGCATCGAACGGGGAGCCGTGCTCCATGTGCCGGCCGCCCGGTGTCTCGCGGCCGTCGCGGCACCCGAGGACCGGCCGGAGATCCTGGAGGCCGCCCGGTCCGGCGACGACGGCGCCCGCTGTACCGCCCTGCGCTACCTCGCCGACGGCAACGATCCCGAAGCCCTCGACCTGATCGAGGGCGCGGTGACCGATGGCACGACAATGGTCGTGGACGCCGCCGTGGACGCGTTCGAACGGATGCGCAGTATGGCCGCCGTCGACCGAGCCCGCGGCTGGGTGCACCGGCCGGACGCGCTGGGCGCGGCCGCCGGGCGCATGCTCGCCTGTCGGGGCGGCACCAAGGACAGCGATCTGGTGCTGGGCGCATTGCGGGAGGCCGTACGGGGCGAAGGCCCCGACGCGCCGACCCTGTGGACCCTCGTCGACGGCACCGGACGGCTCGGCATCGTCTGTGCCGCCCCCGTGCTGCGCCACATCTACCGCGAGACCGCCTCCTCCCACCTACGTGGCCGCGCCGCCCGTGCGCTCGCCGCGACCGACCCCTCCTTCCCGGCCGGCTTCGCCGTCGAGTGCCTCTGGGACTGCGAGGAGACCACCCGCGAGATCGCCGCCCGGCACGCCGAGACAGGTGACGCCCGCGTCGTCGACCAGCTCCGCCGCCTGGCCGCGGACCCCGCCGAGGAGGCCGAGGTCCAGACAGCCGTACGCAGCCGTATCGGACCTGACATGCCCGCAATGTGA
- a CDS encoding ankyrin repeat domain-containing protein, with amino-acid sequence MSEAPDSEVVELATKIFDLARRGETEALVAYVDAGVPANLTNDRGDSLVMLAAYHGHADAVQELLARGGEADRVNDRGQTPLAGAVFKGEEGVIRVLLAGGADPLAGTPNAVDTARMFGKTELLELFGAH; translated from the coding sequence ATGAGCGAAGCCCCCGACTCCGAGGTCGTGGAGCTGGCGACCAAGATCTTCGATCTGGCCCGGCGGGGCGAGACCGAGGCGCTCGTGGCATATGTGGACGCGGGTGTTCCGGCCAACCTCACCAACGACCGCGGCGACTCGCTCGTGATGCTCGCCGCCTACCACGGTCACGCCGACGCCGTCCAGGAACTCCTGGCGCGTGGCGGCGAGGCCGACCGCGTCAACGACCGAGGCCAGACTCCCCTCGCCGGGGCGGTTTTCAAGGGCGAGGAAGGGGTCATCCGGGTTCTCCTGGCGGGCGGGGCCGACCCGCTCGCGGGCACGCCGAACGCGGTCGACACCGCCCGGATGTTCGGCAAGACCGAACTGCTCGAACTGTTCGGCGCACACTGA
- a CDS encoding SCO1417 family PLP biosynthesis transcription factor, with the protein MSQWTSAVGAAQLARMLNSQQDRPNGPGSKRPPAYRALADGVRLLVLEGRVPVAARLPAERELALSLSVSRTTVAAAYEALRTEGFLESRRGAGSWTAVPAGKPLPSRGLEPLPPEALGSMIDLGCAALPAPEPWLTRAVQGALEELPPYAHTHGDYPAGLPALRSMLAERYTARGIPTMPEQIMVTTGAMGAMDAICHLFAGRGERIAVESPSYANILQLMREAGARLVPVAMAEGLAGWDMDRWRQVLRDAAPRLAYVVADFHNPTGALADEDRRRGLVDAARAAGTVLVTDETMSELHLDPEVEMPRPVCAFDPAGSTVITVGSASKAFWAGMRIGWVRAAPEVIRSLVAARAYADLGTPVLEQLAVNWLMSTGGWEQAVGIRREQARENRDALVAAVRRELPDWEFSEPRGGLTLWARTGGLSGSRLAEMGERVGIRVPSGPRFGVDGAFEGYVRLPFTVGGAVADEAALRLAAAARLVRNGGAGGNETPRTFVA; encoded by the coding sequence GTGTCTCAGTGGACTTCGGCGGTGGGGGCCGCGCAGCTCGCCCGCATGCTCAACTCCCAGCAGGACCGCCCCAATGGGCCCGGCAGCAAGCGTCCGCCCGCCTATCGCGCCCTCGCCGACGGTGTACGGCTGCTGGTCCTGGAGGGTCGTGTGCCCGTGGCCGCCCGACTGCCCGCCGAGCGCGAACTGGCCCTGTCCCTGTCCGTCAGCCGTACGACCGTCGCGGCGGCGTACGAGGCCCTGCGCACGGAGGGGTTCCTGGAGTCCCGCCGGGGAGCGGGCAGCTGGACCGCCGTGCCGGCGGGCAAGCCGCTTCCCTCGCGGGGGCTGGAACCGCTGCCGCCCGAGGCGCTCGGCTCGATGATCGACCTGGGCTGCGCGGCCCTGCCCGCGCCCGAACCCTGGCTGACCCGGGCCGTGCAGGGCGCGTTGGAGGAACTGCCGCCGTACGCCCACACACACGGCGACTACCCGGCCGGGCTGCCCGCGCTCCGCTCGATGCTCGCCGAGCGCTACACCGCGCGCGGGATCCCGACCATGCCCGAGCAGATCATGGTGACCACCGGGGCCATGGGTGCCATGGACGCCATCTGTCACCTCTTCGCGGGACGTGGTGAGCGGATCGCCGTGGAGTCGCCGTCGTACGCCAACATCCTTCAGCTGATGCGGGAGGCCGGGGCCCGACTGGTGCCGGTCGCCATGGCGGAGGGGCTCGCCGGGTGGGACATGGACCGCTGGCGGCAGGTCCTGCGGGACGCGGCGCCGCGGCTCGCCTACGTCGTCGCCGACTTCCACAACCCGACCGGCGCGCTCGCCGACGAGGACCGGCGACGGGGGCTCGTCGACGCGGCCCGGGCCGCCGGGACCGTGCTCGTCACCGACGAGACCATGAGCGAGCTGCATCTGGACCCGGAGGTGGAGATGCCCCGGCCGGTCTGTGCGTTCGATCCGGCGGGGTCCACGGTCATCACGGTCGGGTCGGCCAGCAAGGCGTTCTGGGCGGGGATGCGGATCGGATGGGTGCGGGCCGCGCCCGAGGTGATCCGGAGTCTGGTCGCGGCGCGGGCGTACGCCGATCTGGGGACGCCGGTGCTGGAGCAGTTGGCCGTGAACTGGCTGATGAGTACGGGGGGTTGGGAGCAGGCCGTCGGGATTCGGCGGGAGCAGGCGCGGGAGAACCGGGACGCGTTGGTCGCCGCCGTGCGTCGGGAGCTGCCGGACTGGGAGTTCTCCGAGCCTCGGGGTGGGCTGACGTTGTGGGCCCGGACCGGGGGGCTGTCGGGGTCGCGGCTCGCGGAAATGGGCGAGCGGGTCGGTATCCGGGTGCCGTCGGGGCCTCGGTTCGGGGTGGACGGGGCGTTCGAGGGGTATGTGCGGCTGCCGTTCACTGTGGGGGGTGCGGTCGCGGACGAGGCGGCACTGCGGTTGGCGGCGGCGGCGCGGCTGGTGCGGAACGGGGGAGCGGGCGGGAACGAGACGCCGAGGACGTTCGTGGCGTGA
- the yczE gene encoding membrane protein YczE, whose protein sequence is MSAHGHLARRLSQLYVGLTLYGVSSALLVRSGLGLEPWNVLHQGLAERTGLSMGVVLTIVGATILLLWIPLRQRPGLGTISNVLVIGAAMDATLAVTPDARTMAARVSLMVIGIVLNGAATGLYIAARFGPGPRDGLMTGLNRVTGLSIRLVRTAIELTVVATGFLLGGTVGVGTLLYALAIGPLAQLFLRVFAVPSASGSTVVATGPSKRVILPR, encoded by the coding sequence TTGTCCGCACACGGGCATCTCGCGCGGCGGTTGTCGCAGCTCTATGTCGGCCTCACGCTCTACGGCGTGAGTTCGGCGCTTCTCGTCAGGTCCGGCCTCGGCCTGGAACCGTGGAACGTGCTCCACCAGGGCCTCGCCGAGCGGACGGGTCTGTCGATGGGCGTCGTCCTGACCATCGTCGGCGCCACGATCCTGCTCCTCTGGATCCCCCTGCGCCAGCGCCCCGGCCTCGGCACGATCTCCAACGTCCTGGTGATCGGCGCCGCCATGGACGCGACACTGGCCGTGACGCCCGACGCACGGACGATGGCGGCCCGCGTCTCCCTGATGGTGATCGGCATCGTCCTGAACGGCGCGGCGACGGGCCTCTACATCGCGGCCCGCTTCGGCCCCGGCCCGCGCGACGGACTGATGACAGGCCTGAACCGGGTCACCGGGCTGTCGATCCGCCTGGTGCGCACGGCCATCGAACTGACGGTCGTCGCAACGGGATTCCTCCTCGGCGGCACGGTCGGCGTGGGCACCCTCCTCTACGCCCTCGCCATCGGCCCGCTGGCTCAGCTCTTCCTGCGTGTGTTCGCCGTCCCCTCGGCATCGGGCAGCACGGTCGTTGCCACCGGTCCATCGAAGCGGGTCATACTGCCCCGGTGA
- a CDS encoding glycerophosphodiester phosphodiesterase: protein MTALIRHPYLDHPGPIAFAHRGGAADGLENTVSQFRRAAEMGYRYIETDVHATRDGKLVAFHDATLDRVTDGAGRIADLPWKDVQQARVAGVEPVPLFEELLETFPEVRWNVDIKAEPALHPLLNLIARTDSWDRVCVGSFSEPRVARAQRLAGPRLATSYGTGGVLGLRLRSWGIPSALRRSAVAAQVPESQSGVPVVDHRFVRAAHARGLHIHVWTVNEPQRMHRLLDLGVDGIMTDHIDTLRKVLEDRGTWV, encoded by the coding sequence GTGACCGCCCTCATACGCCACCCGTACCTAGACCACCCGGGCCCGATCGCCTTCGCCCACCGGGGCGGGGCGGCGGACGGCCTGGAGAACACCGTGTCCCAGTTCCGGCGCGCGGCCGAGATGGGCTACCGGTACATCGAGACCGACGTGCACGCCACGCGCGACGGCAAGCTCGTCGCCTTCCACGACGCGACCCTGGACCGGGTCACCGACGGGGCGGGCCGGATAGCGGACCTGCCGTGGAAGGACGTACAGCAGGCGCGCGTGGCGGGCGTCGAACCGGTCCCCCTCTTCGAGGAACTCCTCGAAACCTTCCCCGAGGTCCGCTGGAACGTCGACATCAAGGCCGAGCCGGCACTGCACCCGCTCCTCAATCTGATCGCCCGCACCGACTCCTGGGACCGCGTCTGCGTCGGCTCCTTCTCCGAGCCCCGGGTCGCCCGCGCCCAGCGCCTCGCCGGCCCGCGCCTGGCCACCTCGTACGGCACCGGCGGCGTCCTGGGCCTGCGGCTGCGCTCCTGGGGCATCCCCTCCGCGCTGCGCCGCTCGGCGGTCGCCGCACAGGTGCCCGAGTCGCAGTCGGGGGTGCCGGTGGTGGACCACCGGTTCGTGCGCGCCGCCCACGCACGCGGGCTGCACATCCATGTGTGGACCGTGAACGAACCGCAACGTATGCACCGCCTCCTGGACTTGGGAGTCGATGGCATCATGACCGATCACATCGACACGCTGCGCAAGGTGCTTGAGGACCGGGGGACCTGGGTCTGA
- a CDS encoding MFS transporter: MGTDTVRTDDADEAAGRRHEQRGWYFYDWACSVYSTSVLTVFLGPYLTEVAKSAADTDGYVHPLGIPVRAGSFFAYSVSLSVILAVVIMPLVGAAADRTGRKKPLLGAAAYLGAAATAGMFFLNGDRYLLGGLLLIVANASQSIAMMLYNSYLPQIAPPEERDAVSSRGWAFGYAAGALVLVANLVLFTAHDTFGVSEGMAVRICLASAGLWWGAFTLIPLRRLRDRRSPADATEEATAPGLRQLAATVRDMRRHPLTLGFLLAYLVYNDGIQTVISQASVYGSEELDLEQSTLIVAVLLVQILAVGGALGMGRLSRRYGAKRTILGSLIAWTLILGVGYFLPAGAPLWFFVLASGIGLVLGGSQALSRSLFSHLVPRGKEAEYFSAYEMSDRGMSWLGPLLFGLTYQLTGSYRDAIISLVAFFVLGFALLARVPVRRAISDAGNPVPDRI, from the coding sequence GTGGGCACCGACACCGTGCGGACGGACGACGCCGACGAGGCCGCGGGCAGGCGACACGAACAGCGTGGCTGGTACTTCTACGACTGGGCCTGCTCGGTCTACTCGACCAGCGTCCTGACCGTGTTCCTCGGCCCCTATCTGACCGAGGTCGCCAAGTCCGCCGCCGACACGGACGGTTACGTCCATCCCCTGGGGATCCCGGTCCGCGCCGGCTCGTTCTTCGCGTACTCGGTCTCCCTGTCGGTGATCCTCGCCGTCGTGATCATGCCTCTGGTGGGCGCGGCCGCCGACCGCACCGGCCGCAAGAAGCCCCTCCTCGGCGCCGCCGCCTATCTGGGGGCCGCCGCGACCGCCGGCATGTTCTTCCTGAACGGCGACCGCTACCTGCTCGGCGGCCTCCTCCTGATCGTCGCGAACGCGTCCCAGTCCATCGCGATGATGCTCTACAACTCCTACCTCCCGCAGATCGCACCCCCCGAGGAACGCGACGCGGTCTCCTCCCGGGGCTGGGCCTTCGGCTACGCGGCGGGCGCCCTGGTCCTCGTCGCGAACCTGGTCCTGTTCACCGCCCACGACACCTTCGGCGTCTCCGAAGGCATGGCGGTCCGCATCTGCCTCGCCTCCGCCGGACTGTGGTGGGGCGCCTTCACCCTCATTCCGCTACGACGCCTCCGCGACCGCCGGAGCCCGGCGGACGCGACCGAGGAGGCGACGGCCCCCGGCCTGCGTCAGCTCGCGGCGACCGTCCGCGACATGCGCCGCCACCCCCTGACCCTCGGCTTCCTCCTCGCCTACCTCGTCTACAACGACGGCATCCAGACGGTGATCTCCCAGGCCTCGGTGTACGGCTCCGAGGAGCTGGACCTGGAGCAGTCGACGCTCATCGTGGCCGTACTGCTGGTGCAGATACTGGCGGTGGGCGGCGCCCTGGGCATGGGCCGACTGTCCCGCCGGTACGGCGCGAAGCGCACCATCCTCGGTTCCCTGATCGCCTGGACCCTGATCCTCGGCGTCGGCTACTTCCTCCCGGCCGGGGCCCCGCTCTGGTTCTTCGTCCTCGCCTCGGGCATCGGCCTGGTCCTCGGCGGCAGCCAGGCCCTGTCCCGCTCCCTCTTCTCCCACCTCGTCCCGCGCGGCAAGGAGGCCGAGTACTTCTCGGCGTACGAGATGAGCGACCGCGGCATGAGCTGGCTGGGCCCGCTGCTGTTCGGTCTGACCTACCAGCTGACGGGAAGTTATCGGGACGCGATCATCTCCCTGGTCGCCTTCTTCGTGCTGGGATTCGCCCTGCTCGCGAGGGTTCCGGTGCGCCGGGCGATCAGCGACGCGGGCAATCCCGTACCCGACAGGATTTAG
- a CDS encoding RNA polymerase-binding protein RbpA: MSERALRGTRLVVTSYETDRGIDLAPRQAVEYACEKGHRFEMPFSVEAEIPPEWECKVCGAQALLVDGDGPEEKKAKPARTHWDMLMERRTREELEEVLEERLAVLRSGAMNIAVHPRDSRKSA; this comes from the coding sequence ATGAGTGAGCGAGCTCTTCGCGGCACGCGCCTCGTGGTGACCAGCTACGAGACGGACCGCGGCATCGACTTGGCTCCGCGCCAGGCCGTGGAGTACGCATGCGAGAAGGGGCACCGCTTCGAGATGCCCTTCTCGGTCGAGGCGGAGATCCCGCCGGAGTGGGAGTGCAAGGTCTGCGGGGCCCAGGCACTCCTCGTGGATGGCGACGGCCCTGAGGAGAAGAAGGCCAAGCCCGCGCGTACGCATTGGGACATGCTGATGGAGCGGCGCACCCGTGAGGAACTCGAAGAGGTCCTCGAGGAGCGTCTGGCGGTTCTCCGCTCCGGCGCGATGAACATCGCGGTCCATCCGCGAGACAGCCGCAAGTCCGCGTAG
- the fxsA gene encoding FxsA family membrane protein → MTTGAPTPTYPVRPRRSRLRTFLPLGVAAWLVLEIWLLTVVASAASGLAVFLLLLAGFLIGSAVVKRAGRRAFRALTETLQQQQGGVAAMPAGGKSEGNGFLMLGGLLLMLPGLISDVVGLVLLVPPVQKGLGRYAERTFERKIREAGAGSFGDAFQQARIHRPDGKVVQGEVIRDDAGTRGASEDPRPPLSR, encoded by the coding sequence ATGACGACTGGCGCTCCGACCCCGACGTACCCCGTCCGGCCCCGGCGCTCACGGCTGCGTACGTTCCTGCCGCTGGGTGTCGCCGCGTGGCTGGTGCTGGAGATCTGGCTGCTCACCGTGGTGGCGAGCGCCGCCAGTGGTCTCGCGGTCTTCCTGCTGCTGCTCGCCGGTTTCCTCATCGGCTCCGCTGTGGTCAAACGGGCCGGGCGGCGGGCCTTCCGGGCGCTCACCGAGACGCTGCAACAGCAGCAGGGCGGTGTGGCGGCGATGCCTGCCGGGGGCAAGAGCGAGGGTAACGGCTTCCTGATGCTGGGTGGGCTGCTGCTGATGCTGCCGGGCCTGATCTCCGACGTGGTGGGGCTTGTCCTTCTGGTTCCGCCGGTTCAGAAGGGGCTGGGGCGGTATGCCGAGCGGACCTTCGAGCGGAAGATTCGGGAGGCTGGTGCGGGGTCCTTCGGGGATGCCTTTCAGCAGGCGCGCATCCATCGACCTGACGGCAAGGTCGTTCAGGGTGAGGTGATTCGGGACGACGCCGGAACCAGGGGTGCTTCGGAGGATCCTCGGCCGCCGCTGAGTCGTTGA